The Lysobacter panacisoli genome includes a window with the following:
- a CDS encoding formylglycine-generating enzyme family protein, which yields MFAAAVVWFALMGTSSPTTQADFVEVPGGEFRSTVRSDAGDGPRTVTGFAMSRRPVTVREYERFVREQPQWRRDRVPSLVADRAYLAHWHSADAAGSDVDPDAPVTQVSWFAADAYCNSIDARLPDWAEWEYVAAADATRRDARGDSSWRARLFDDGTPRAVDARVDSPANAYGVRGLHGTAWEWVGDYASLLGNADKRGSNDGDRLQFCGASGLSFANSDDYAVLKRVALLSAMEPRSTLGNLGFRCVRSSP from the coding sequence ATGTTCGCCGCAGCCGTCGTGTGGTTCGCGTTGATGGGCACCTCGTCGCCTACGACGCAGGCCGACTTCGTCGAAGTGCCGGGTGGGGAGTTCCGCTCCACCGTGCGCTCCGACGCGGGCGACGGCCCGCGCACCGTCACCGGATTCGCCATGTCGCGGCGGCCGGTGACGGTGCGCGAGTACGAGCGCTTCGTGCGTGAGCAACCGCAGTGGCGGCGCGATCGCGTGCCGTCGCTGGTGGCGGACCGTGCGTACCTCGCGCACTGGCATTCTGCCGACGCGGCGGGATCGGATGTCGATCCCGACGCGCCGGTGACGCAGGTGAGCTGGTTCGCCGCCGATGCGTACTGCAACAGCATCGACGCGCGGTTGCCCGACTGGGCCGAATGGGAATACGTGGCCGCGGCGGATGCCACCCGCCGCGACGCGCGCGGTGATTCGTCATGGCGCGCGCGACTGTTCGACGACGGCACGCCGCGTGCGGTGGACGCCCGCGTGGACTCGCCGGCGAACGCATACGGCGTGCGCGGGCTGCACGGTACGGCGTGGGAGTGGGTCGGCGACTACGCCAGCCTGCTCGGCAATGCCGACAAGCGCGGCTCCAACGACGGCGATCGTCTGCAGTTCTGTGGCGCTTCCGGCCTGTCGTTCGCCAACAGCGACGACTACGCCGTCCTCAAGCGGGTCGCCCTGCTGTCGGCGATGGAGCCGCGCAGCACGCTGGGCAACCTGGGTTTCCGTTGCGTGCGGAGTTCGCCATGA
- the nirK gene encoding copper-containing nitrite reductase — MIRASRNLLQYALAVALGIGAPVVVGAAAHDASGAPTQTINAVLTAPPMVPPPTNRNAPAKVLVELEVIEKEMRLADGVTYNFWTFGGTVPGSFIRVRQGDTVEFKLKNAHDSHMPHNIDLHAVSGQGGGAEATFTLPGHQTQFTFKALNPGLYVYHCATPPVGMHIANGMYGLILVEPPEGLPKVDKEFYVMQGDFYTEGKHGEPGLQPFSLEKAIDEHPTYVVFNGSEGALTGDNALQAKAGETIRMYVGNGGPNLVSSFHVIGEIFDKVYTEGGSKYQENVQTTLVPAGGSAIVEFKADVPGNFVLVDHSIFRTFHKGTLGILKVTGDKNPAIYSGQQSEGEYPEPAGAKAKAKGH; from the coding sequence ATGATTCGCGCATCACGCAATCTGTTGCAGTACGCGCTTGCAGTCGCACTCGGCATCGGCGCGCCCGTCGTCGTCGGCGCCGCGGCCCACGACGCATCCGGCGCGCCCACCCAGACCATCAACGCGGTCCTGACCGCGCCGCCGATGGTGCCGCCGCCGACCAACCGCAACGCACCGGCGAAGGTGCTGGTCGAGCTGGAAGTGATCGAGAAGGAAATGCGCCTGGCCGACGGCGTCACCTACAACTTCTGGACGTTCGGCGGCACCGTGCCGGGCAGCTTCATCCGTGTGCGCCAGGGCGACACGGTCGAGTTCAAGCTGAAGAACGCGCACGACTCGCACATGCCGCACAACATCGACCTGCACGCGGTCAGCGGCCAGGGCGGCGGCGCCGAAGCAACCTTCACGCTGCCGGGCCACCAGACGCAGTTCACCTTCAAGGCGCTGAACCCGGGTCTGTACGTCTACCACTGCGCGACCCCGCCGGTCGGCATGCACATCGCCAATGGCATGTACGGCCTGATCCTGGTCGAGCCGCCGGAAGGCCTGCCGAAGGTGGACAAGGAGTTCTACGTCATGCAGGGCGACTTCTACACCGAAGGCAAGCACGGCGAGCCGGGCCTGCAGCCCTTCAGCCTGGAGAAGGCGATCGACGAGCATCCGACCTACGTCGTCTTCAACGGTTCGGAAGGCGCACTGACGGGCGACAACGCGCTGCAGGCGAAGGCCGGCGAGACGATCCGCATGTACGTCGGCAACGGCGGCCCGAACCTGGTGTCCAGCTTCCACGTCATCGGCGAGATCTTCGACAAGGTCTACACCGAAGGCGGCTCGAAGTACCAGGAGAACGTGCAGACCACGCTGGTGCCGGCGGGCGGTTCGGCCATCGTCGAGTTCAAGGCCGACGTGCCGGGCAACTTCGTGCTGGTCGACCACAGCATCTTCCGCACGTTCCACAAGGGCACGCTGGGCATCCTGAAGGTCACGGGCGACAAGAACCCGGCGATCTACAGCGGCCAGCAGTCCGAAGGCGAGTACCCCGAGCCGGCCGGCGCCAAGGCCAAGGCCAAGGGTCACTGA
- a CDS encoding pyridoxal phosphate-dependent decarboxylase family protein, with amino-acid sequence MDTFRSSPPPPATPVLSPEALHACFLGPYGENDTLLEKLVVEFLRDHVYWRRNFHPEDPPAIPTAAAQHPAYQALEANMRRELHSLSAALKRSVPFHSPRYIGHMASDLLLPGLAAQLLTLPYNPNNVCEDAAPVTVELEVKVGLQLARMLGYPADPDVPGCAFGHLTSGGTVANYQALRLALALKAFPVALRAAGVGVAIEDVRGLADDWQAFNVGVAPGIALVEGWQRWLATLSPEEAQRWRSRVQAERIETLGLTGFFSRHPTLRVPRVYAPVTAHYSWSKGLKLLGLGRAQLSLLPERDMRLDADALDEALDECRRTRQPVLMAVGVLGTTEHGMIDPIDRIVAARDRSQAQGLGFSVHVDAAWGGYLATMFRNPDGSLRSRAEVAQGLQSFPSECVHAAFAAVGRTDSVTVDPHKLGYLPYGAGAFVCRDNRAMTLLSEEADYVFNGLEAEDYMTRFRQLGQYIPEGSKAGASAAAVYVMHQVLPLDHARFGQLPRQTVAAAEAFRRGAERVASELSDVARVCVPFEPDSNLVCLALNLAGNRDIGRANRFVRTLHDDLRCDPSRPLQVKEFFGSMTTLRPASLGQERLARILAALDLDPETMGAGDDHVVILRHTLMNPYLIDAHNGISYIDRYFDYLASRIRTLARAS; translated from the coding sequence GTGGACACCTTCCGTTCCAGCCCCCCTCCGCCCGCCACGCCGGTGCTGTCGCCCGAAGCGCTGCACGCGTGCTTCCTCGGCCCCTACGGCGAGAACGACACGCTGCTGGAGAAGCTGGTGGTGGAGTTCCTGCGCGACCACGTGTACTGGCGGCGCAACTTCCATCCCGAGGATCCGCCGGCGATCCCGACCGCGGCCGCGCAGCATCCCGCCTACCAGGCGCTTGAAGCGAACATGCGCCGTGAGCTGCATTCGCTGTCGGCCGCGCTCAAGCGTTCGGTGCCGTTCCACAGCCCGCGCTATATCGGCCACATGGCCTCGGACCTGTTGCTGCCGGGGCTGGCCGCGCAACTGCTGACGTTGCCCTACAACCCCAACAACGTCTGCGAGGACGCCGCACCCGTCACGGTCGAGCTGGAAGTGAAGGTCGGCCTGCAACTCGCGCGGATGCTCGGTTACCCGGCCGATCCGGATGTGCCCGGATGCGCGTTCGGTCATCTCACCTCCGGCGGCACCGTCGCGAACTACCAGGCGCTGCGCCTGGCACTGGCGTTGAAGGCGTTCCCGGTCGCGCTGCGCGCCGCGGGCGTCGGCGTGGCGATCGAGGACGTACGCGGACTCGCGGACGACTGGCAGGCGTTCAACGTCGGCGTCGCGCCGGGCATTGCGCTGGTCGAAGGCTGGCAGCGCTGGCTGGCGACGCTCTCGCCCGAGGAGGCGCAGCGTTGGCGTTCGCGCGTGCAGGCCGAGCGCATCGAGACGCTCGGGCTCACCGGATTCTTCTCGCGCCATCCGACGCTGCGCGTACCGCGCGTGTACGCACCGGTCACCGCACACTACTCGTGGAGCAAGGGCCTGAAGCTGCTCGGCCTCGGTCGCGCGCAGCTCTCGCTGCTGCCGGAGCGCGACATGCGCCTGGATGCCGACGCGCTCGACGAAGCGCTCGACGAATGCCGCCGCACGCGCCAGCCGGTGCTGATGGCGGTGGGTGTGCTCGGCACGACCGAACACGGAATGATCGATCCGATCGACCGCATCGTTGCCGCGCGCGATCGCTCCCAGGCGCAGGGCCTGGGCTTCAGCGTCCACGTGGACGCGGCATGGGGCGGCTATCTGGCGACTATGTTCCGCAATCCGGACGGCAGTCTTCGTTCGCGCGCGGAAGTGGCGCAGGGACTGCAGTCATTCCCGAGCGAATGCGTGCACGCCGCGTTCGCCGCGGTGGGCCGGACCGATTCGGTCACGGTCGATCCGCACAAGCTGGGCTACCTGCCGTATGGCGCGGGCGCGTTCGTGTGCCGCGACAACCGTGCGATGACGCTGCTGTCGGAAGAAGCGGACTACGTGTTCAACGGGCTGGAGGCGGAGGACTACATGACTCGCTTCCGCCAGCTCGGCCAGTACATCCCGGAAGGATCGAAGGCCGGCGCATCGGCGGCGGCGGTCTACGTCATGCACCAGGTGTTGCCTCTGGACCACGCGCGCTTCGGCCAGCTCCCGCGCCAGACCGTCGCCGCTGCCGAAGCGTTCCGTCGCGGCGCCGAACGCGTGGCGTCCGAGTTGTCCGACGTCGCACGCGTATGCGTGCCGTTCGAGCCCGACAGCAACCTCGTCTGCCTTGCGCTGAACCTCGCTGGCAACCGTGATATAGGACGCGCCAACCGCTTCGTGCGCACGCTGCACGACGATCTGCGCTGCGATCCATCGCGCCCGTTGCAGGTGAAGGAATTCTTCGGTTCGATGACGACGTTGCGTCCTGCATCGCTGGGGCAGGAGCGTCTCGCGCGGATCCTTGCAGCGCTGGACCTCGACCCGGAAACGATGGGCGCGGGTGACGACCACGTGGTGATCCTGCGCCACACGCTGATGAATCCCTACCTGATCGATGCGCACAACGGCATCAGCTACATCGATCGCTATTTCGACTATCTGGCCTCGCGCATCCGCACGCTCGCGCGGGCTTCGTGA
- a CDS encoding SCO family protein — MLQGFLLSLSLLLAATATAGPALPGDSVYNLPASMTDQSGRVLAWQDLRGKPVVVSMFYTNCHLMCPLIIASGKALQKQLPQDQQSALDFAVVSIDPARDTPAALAEVSQQHRLDNARWHLLRPEARDVRTLASALGVRYRAQPDGSFNHTSVLILLDRDGRIVARSEVDGLQPDPAFVSTVREHLAAPN, encoded by the coding sequence GTGTTGCAAGGATTCCTCCTCTCGCTGTCGCTGCTGCTCGCGGCGACGGCCACCGCCGGTCCGGCCCTCCCGGGCGATTCGGTCTACAACCTCCCGGCATCGATGACCGACCAGTCCGGACGCGTGCTCGCGTGGCAGGATCTGCGCGGCAAGCCGGTGGTGGTGTCGATGTTCTACACCAACTGCCACTTGATGTGCCCGCTGATCATCGCCAGCGGCAAGGCACTGCAGAAGCAGCTTCCGCAAGACCAGCAGTCCGCACTCGATTTCGCCGTCGTCAGCATCGACCCCGCGCGCGATACGCCCGCGGCGTTGGCCGAGGTTTCGCAGCAGCACCGCCTCGACAATGCTCGCTGGCACCTGCTGCGTCCCGAAGCCCGCGACGTCAGGACGCTCGCCTCCGCGCTTGGCGTGCGCTACCGCGCGCAGCCGGATGGCAGCTTCAACCATACCAGCGTGCTGATCCTGCTCGACCGCGACGGCCGTATCGTCGCGCGCAGCGAGGTCGACGGGCTGCAGCCCGATCCCGCCTTCGTCTCCACGGTGCGTGAACACCTGGCGGCGCCAAACTGA
- a CDS encoding PLP-dependent cysteine synthase family protein: MIRRDWVSSAVARIEADFNRSADTHLIPFAMPAYPGIHVYFKDESSHPTGSLKHRLARSLFLYALANGWLHAGSTVIEASSGSTAVSEAYFARLLGLPFIAVMPKHTSPEKIAAIEFYGGSCHLVDDAGSIDAQARELARTTGGHFMDQFTYAERATDWRANNNIAESIFRQMALEPHPEPAWIVCGAGTGGTAATLGRYLRYRCHETRTLCVDPEHSAFFDHYAASCGAGLASAGCAGTSRIEGIGRPRPEPSFIPTCIDAMAKVPDALSLAAMRHVSQRLGRRVGGSTGTNFVGVLRCAWALHAAGQGGSIVTILCDGGERYGHSYYNPDWYARHGIDTDAADATLARALQGEAIDIPLVQADGTRFDGPTAPAFGRERDGAFPRSPT; this comes from the coding sequence ATGATCCGTCGTGACTGGGTGTCTTCCGCGGTGGCGCGGATCGAGGCGGACTTCAACCGTTCCGCCGACACCCACCTGATTCCGTTCGCGATGCCCGCGTATCCGGGCATCCACGTCTATTTCAAGGACGAGTCGAGCCATCCGACCGGCAGCCTGAAGCACCGGCTCGCGCGCTCGCTGTTCCTGTACGCGCTGGCCAACGGCTGGCTGCACGCGGGCAGCACGGTGATCGAAGCGTCGAGCGGATCGACGGCCGTGTCCGAGGCGTACTTCGCGCGACTGCTCGGCCTGCCTTTCATCGCGGTGATGCCCAAGCACACCTCGCCGGAGAAGATCGCCGCGATCGAGTTCTACGGTGGTTCCTGCCATCTCGTGGACGACGCCGGCAGCATCGACGCGCAGGCGCGCGAACTGGCGCGCACGACGGGCGGCCATTTCATGGACCAGTTCACCTACGCCGAACGTGCGACCGACTGGCGCGCCAACAACAACATCGCCGAATCGATCTTCCGGCAGATGGCGCTGGAGCCGCATCCGGAGCCGGCGTGGATCGTGTGTGGGGCCGGCACGGGCGGCACCGCGGCGACACTGGGGCGCTACCTGCGTTATCGCTGCCACGAAACCCGCACGCTCTGCGTCGATCCGGAACATTCGGCGTTCTTCGACCATTACGCCGCCAGTTGCGGCGCAGGCCTCGCGTCGGCGGGCTGCGCCGGCACCTCGCGCATCGAAGGCATCGGCCGCCCGCGACCGGAGCCGAGCTTCATCCCGACCTGCATCGACGCGATGGCCAAGGTGCCCGACGCCCTCAGCCTGGCAGCGATGCGCCACGTCAGCCAGCGTCTCGGGCGACGCGTCGGCGGATCCACCGGCACCAACTTCGTCGGCGTGCTGCGCTGCGCGTGGGCGTTGCACGCGGCCGGGCAGGGCGGCTCCATCGTCACCATCCTGTGCGATGGCGGCGAACGTTACGGCCACAGCTACTACAACCCCGACTGGTACGCGCGCCACGGTATCGACACCGACGCCGCCGACGCGACGCTCGCACGCGCGTTGCAGGGCGAAGCCATCGATATCCCGCTGGTGCAGGCCGACGGCACGCGTTTCGACGGGCCGACCGCGCCCGCGTTCGGCCGTGAACGCGATGGAGCCTTCCCGCGCTCTCCGACTTGA
- the azu gene encoding azurin, whose product MKFLSTSLLALGLIAAAGHAQAANNCTIAVKGDDAMKFDVKEVSVSASCPTITIQFAHTGKMPAAAMGHNVVISATKDLDGVVRDGVKAGLPNNYVPKGDARVIAATKIVGGGEKATATFPGKKLTAGGDYSFYCSFPGHSMLMKGKVVVTK is encoded by the coding sequence ATGAAGTTCCTGTCCACCTCGCTGCTGGCGCTCGGCCTGATCGCCGCCGCCGGCCACGCCCAGGCCGCCAACAACTGCACCATCGCCGTGAAGGGCGATGATGCGATGAAGTTCGACGTCAAGGAGGTCAGCGTTTCGGCCTCGTGCCCGACCATCACGATCCAGTTCGCGCACACGGGCAAGATGCCGGCCGCGGCAATGGGCCATAACGTCGTGATCAGCGCGACCAAGGACCTCGACGGCGTGGTGCGCGATGGCGTCAAGGCCGGCCTGCCGAACAACTACGTGCCCAAGGGCGACGCGCGCGTCATCGCTGCCACCAAGATCGTCGGCGGCGGCGAGAAGGCCACCGCGACCTTCCCCGGCAAGAAGCTCACCGCCGGCGGCGACTACTCGTTCTACTGCAGCTTCCCCGGCCATTCGATGCTGATGAAGGGCAAGGTCGTCGTCACCAAGTAA
- a CDS encoding TonB-dependent copper receptor translates to MHDPVTLDTLVVTDVMPTLAMTFVTNTKLPRQPVPASDGADYLRTVPGFTSIRSGGTNGDPVLRGMFGSRLNLLTDGGHMQGACPARMDNSLSYVSPETYDRLEVIKGPQTVLWGPGASAGTVRFERDIPFFDAPGMQFNGSLTGGSFDRNDQVIDTAVGNADVYARLTANRSESDDYRDGNGERVPSAWEKWNTDVAFGWTPDADTLVEVGAGTGDGEARYAGRGMDGAQFDRTSYGVRAERRNIGEVFDKIEARLYYNDVDHVMDNYTLRDPDPNGSMPMPMASNVAQRTTGGRIAATWKTEAWDLQAGIDQRDSRHRQRSAMGRDVYLSKPWTTDARFDNVGVFAELGWNLAERQRLVSGLRVDRAGATDERARTGGMMPRPNPTAGQTRHETLPSGLVRWEVQPKDSAIMWHFGLGHVQRMPDYWELFSPGSGPTGSLNAFSAIEPERTTQLDVGMHYRAGRWDAWASLYAGRIQDYILFKYSRGMMGSTTQAYNADADIRGGEVGAEFRPKENWKFGGTLAYAWGELDDGGALPQTPPLEARLTASYDNKRWSAGALLRAVSEQDRVNPGYGNVVGQDLGPSAGFATFSINGGYRFTPRLSLAAGIDNIFDRAYAEHLNLAGNSAFGYPADPVRINEPGRSAWLKLNYKY, encoded by the coding sequence ATGCACGACCCCGTCACGCTCGACACGCTCGTCGTCACCGACGTCATGCCGACGCTGGCGATGACCTTCGTCACCAACACCAAGCTGCCGCGCCAGCCAGTGCCGGCCAGCGACGGCGCCGATTACCTGCGCACGGTGCCCGGCTTCACCTCGATCCGCAGCGGCGGCACCAATGGCGATCCGGTCTTGCGCGGCATGTTCGGATCGCGCCTGAACCTGCTCACCGACGGCGGCCACATGCAGGGCGCATGTCCGGCGCGCATGGACAATTCGCTGTCCTACGTTTCGCCGGAAACCTACGACCGGCTCGAAGTGATCAAGGGACCGCAGACGGTGCTGTGGGGACCGGGCGCGTCGGCGGGCACGGTGCGTTTCGAGCGCGACATTCCGTTCTTCGATGCGCCAGGCATGCAGTTCAACGGCAGCCTCACGGGCGGCAGCTTCGATCGCAACGACCAGGTGATCGATACCGCCGTCGGCAATGCGGATGTCTATGCGCGCCTGACCGCCAACCGCTCCGAATCCGACGACTACCGCGACGGCAACGGCGAGCGCGTGCCGTCGGCGTGGGAGAAGTGGAATACCGACGTCGCGTTCGGTTGGACGCCGGATGCCGACACGCTGGTGGAAGTCGGCGCCGGCACCGGCGACGGCGAGGCGCGTTATGCAGGTCGCGGCATGGACGGCGCGCAGTTCGATCGCACCAGCTATGGCGTGCGCGCGGAGCGTCGCAACATCGGCGAAGTGTTCGACAAGATAGAAGCACGTCTCTACTACAACGACGTCGATCACGTAATGGACAACTACACACTGCGCGATCCCGATCCGAACGGCAGCATGCCGATGCCGATGGCGAGCAACGTCGCCCAGCGCACGACCGGTGGCCGCATCGCCGCGACGTGGAAGACCGAGGCATGGGACCTGCAGGCCGGCATCGACCAGCGCGACAGTCGTCATCGCCAGCGAAGCGCGATGGGCCGCGACGTCTACCTGTCGAAGCCGTGGACGACCGACGCGCGCTTCGACAACGTTGGCGTGTTCGCGGAACTCGGGTGGAATCTTGCCGAGCGCCAGCGCCTCGTCAGTGGCCTGCGCGTGGATCGCGCGGGTGCGACGGACGAACGCGCGAGGACCGGCGGGATGATGCCGCGCCCGAATCCAACGGCCGGCCAGACGCGCCACGAAACGCTGCCGTCGGGACTCGTGCGCTGGGAAGTGCAGCCGAAGGACTCCGCGATCATGTGGCACTTCGGCCTCGGCCACGTGCAGCGCATGCCCGACTACTGGGAGCTGTTCTCGCCGGGCAGCGGCCCGACGGGCTCGCTCAACGCCTTCTCCGCGATCGAACCCGAACGCACCACCCAGCTCGACGTCGGCATGCACTACCGCGCCGGACGCTGGGATGCGTGGGCCAGCCTGTACGCGGGACGCATCCAGGACTACATCCTGTTCAAGTATTCGCGCGGCATGATGGGTTCGACGACGCAGGCCTACAACGCCGACGCCGACATCCGCGGCGGCGAAGTCGGCGCGGAGTTCCGCCCGAAGGAGAACTGGAAGTTCGGCGGCACGCTCGCATACGCCTGGGGTGAACTCGACGACGGTGGCGCGCTGCCGCAGACACCGCCGCTGGAAGCGCGCCTGACCGCGTCGTACGACAACAAGCGCTGGTCGGCGGGCGCGCTGCTGCGCGCGGTGTCGGAGCAGGATCGCGTCAATCCCGGTTACGGCAACGTGGTCGGTCAGGACCTCGGTCCAAGCGCGGGCTTCGCGACGTTCTCGATCAACGGCGGCTATCGCTTCACGCCGCGCCTGAGCCTCGCGGCGGGCATCGACAACATCTTCGACCGCGCCTATGCCGAGCACCTGAACCTCGCCGGCAACAGTGCATTCGGTTATCCGGCCGACCCGGTGCGCATCAACGAGCCCGGCCGCAGCGCGTGGCTGAAGCTCAACTACAAGTACTGA